TGTCGAAGGGCATCGAAGAAACTGTCCCCCTAGATATCGTCAGTATCCCGAATGGTCCGCTGGTAACCGCAATCGGTGACTATGACGGAGCTGTCTACAAGAACATCAACAAAAGCTCTCCGCGCCACACGCCTACAATCGGCACCACACAGAGCATGGGCTACGCTCCGCAAAGCGGTTCCTTATTGCGCACTGGCGTGATTACGAAGTACTATACATACGAATCTAAAGATTTCCTTGTCATGTACCGTTCCGACGATTTGGGCGAGAGCTGGGATTCCGTCAAGACAGAACTCAAGGGAAAATTAGGACTTGTTGTGCTTTCTGCCGATGGCAAGGTGATGCTCCACCGCCCCGATCAAAGCGCCACCGTCTATCGCTCCGATGACAACGGTGCCACTTGGACCGCCATCGAGACCGGTACGCAGACGCAATACGCCCGTATCGTAGCAGACCCAGTCGACACCAAGACCTTCTACGTCATGAGCGCTATGGGAACGCTCTACAAGTCGACTGACGCCGGCAAGAACTTTGTCGCCCAGGATGCTCGCCTTCAAAATGAAGGAGCTGGAGAATACTATAACGGCACCGGCCTCGTCCGCACCGTCCCGAAGAAAGAAGGTCACCTGTGGGTTCCGATGGACCAGGCACAAGTCTGGCAGCCCAAGGGATTTACCGAAAACGGCCTCGCATACACCGAAGATGGTGGCAAGAGCTGGAACCGCTGCGAAGGTGCATCTACCGCAATCGCTGTGGGTATCGGCAAGGCCAAAGAAGGCTCCGATTACGAAACCATCTTTATCTGGGGTGCAGCCAAGTCTGGAGATGCGATCGGCATCTACCGCAGTACCGACAAGTGCAAGACCTTCGAACGCATTAACGACGACGCTCACCAGTTCGGCGGCCCGGGTAACGGACAGTTCGTACAGGGCGACATGAACAACTTCGGCGTCGTCTACATGAGCACCGTCGGCCGCGGAACAGTGGTCGGAGCCCCCGAAGGCACCGAGTTTGTCACCAAGCTTTCTCGCATCAATGTTTCGAGCAGCAGCTTTATGCAGCTTGAAAAGCGTACGCTCCATGTGAATGCCCCGGCGGGCAGCTCCATCGAGCTTTACGCCGCAAACGGCAAGCTCGCCTTCAGTACCGAAGCCGTTAGCAGTGCCGCAGTCAGCCTGAACAAGCTCCCCGTAGGAAAGTACATGGCCCGCCTGAAGGATGCAAATGGCAAGACGCTCCAGCACAGAGTTCTTGTCATCAAGTAAGATATTGTAGTCGGCTCTTCGCTTATACGGGGCCGACTTCCCAAGTTCCAAATACACACAAAAATCCCCGGCAGTTCTTGGACTGCCGGGGATTTTCTATCAAAATTTATTTGAGTTATTCAGCGCTAATGGTGTACACTTCCGTGTTGACATTGGCCGGGCTGTCGTCAATTTCAGGAGCCAAGAAGAAAAGCCTGTCAAAGGTCATTCTTACGATATTTCCTTCAACCTTAATCACCGGGGTCAAATCGAAATTGAAACCTTCGATGGCGGTAGTCATCATGTGCAGGTGAAGCTTGCCACCTTCGGCAATGCTCCAATCCCCGTAGATAGGATAGTCGTTGGGATCCACGGTCGAGACTCCAACGGGCAAGTCCATTTCGAATTTCTTTTTTTCCTTGTCGAAAATCAGCTTTCCAGGCTGCTTACCGGCTTGCTTATAGTCGGCATAGGGATAGATATCGCCGGTATTCTTGTTGGCAAGACCAATCAAGCTCCAGGTTCCAGCCAAGCAATCCTCGGAGATTCCCTGAGCGCAGGCTTCGGCCTTAGACGGTTCAGAACTTCCGGAAGAATCCCCACATGCAGTCAGTGCGGACATAGCAACGGCCGCAGCTAAAGCAATAAACACCTTATTTTTCATAGTAAACCTCTAGTTTTGAGTTGAATATAAGTAATTCTAGGCCATTTTGTTCGATTCCTATGAAAAATTTACCATATATCCGTTCGATTCTGAGGTGAATATCGTCTTGATTATTCTAAATAAACCCTACTCGTTGTTGTTTGCAACAACATATTATCGTTTACAATTGCTTTTTTATACAAAAATGAAATTATTTTAGGCGACAGGGTACAAAATTTATTGTTTGGAGTATATTATGAGAAAGTTTTTATTTGGAGCGGCAATTGCAATGGCCCTTTCACAAGTAAATGCACAACCGGACCCGAACTTTCATATTTATCTTGCCTTTGGGCAGTCCAATATGGAAGGTCAGGGCGATATCGAAAACCAGGACAAAACTGTCGATGAACGATTTCAGGTGCTTTGGGCTGCCGATGACGGTTACTGTGCGGGCCATTCCAAGGGACTATGGTCCAAGGCGACTCCCCCGCTCGCCCATTGCCAAGGCGCAAAACTTGGTCCTGCAGACTATTTCGGCCGCACAATGGTCGAAAAAACCGATTCCCAGATTAAGGTGGGCATCATCGAAGTCGCGATTGCCGGTTGCAGCATCAAGCTGTTCGATAAGGCGAACTATTCAAGCTATGTAACCTCGCAGCAAAGCCAAGGATGGATGATTCAGCGAATTAACGCTTATGGCGGAAATCCCTACGGCCGTATGATTGAAATGGCCAAGAAAGCCCAGGAAGATGGCGTCATCAAGGGCATAATCTTCCACCAAGGCGAATCGGATGTCGGTGACTTTCAGTGGCCCTCCAAGGTAAAAGCTGTTTATGACAACATTATCAATGACCTGGGCTTGGGTAACGATATTCCATTCCTTGCCGGCGAAGTGTTGCGTACCGGTTCGAGCAAGGGTGCAAACGACAATATCGCCAAGCTTCCACAGCAGTCGAGTAACTTCTATATCGTTTCATCCGAAGGCTTTAACCAAGCGCTGGGCGATAATCAGAATGTTCACTTTACCTCGCAGGAATACCGCGATTTTGGCAAGCGTTATGCCGAAAAAATGATTGAAGTTCTTGGCGATAAACTGAAGCCGGTTTCTTCTGCTCCAAAATCAAGTAGTTCCGAAACGGAATCTTCTTCGAGCGATGCATCGTCACTTAACACCGGATCGTCGTCATCTGAAAACGGTATGGCCATTGCAAAGGAGGAACAATTCGCAGGTGGATCGATTTCGTTTACCAGAAGCGGTGACGTTCAGCTACACCTCGCCAAATCGGAACAGCTCCTGGTCAAGATATATTCAAGTCTCGGCAAGGAAGTACTTGATTTGAGCGGAAACTACTCCGGCACCAATTCGCTCGTTCTTGCTGGTAGAATTCCGGCCGGACGATATATCGTTACCGTCAAGGGCGACTCGTTCAAGGCGATTAAGCCTGTAAGGGTAAAATAGCGACAACCGTCAGGTGTTCGCTTTCGACTTTGAACTTGATTTCAAAACCGGCGAACCGGATGCCATAGATGCGGTCGGCGGACCTCTGGTACGCGGGCCGCGGGTCTTCGGAAAGCAGCTCCACGAGAGCTGCCATTTTTTGTTCGGGGAATTTTGCCCCACTATCGTGCAAATCGGCAGATTTGGAAT
The genomic region above belongs to uncultured Fibrobacter sp. and contains:
- a CDS encoding sialate O-acetylesterase, which encodes MRKFLFGAAIAMALSQVNAQPDPNFHIYLAFGQSNMEGQGDIENQDKTVDERFQVLWAADDGYCAGHSKGLWSKATPPLAHCQGAKLGPADYFGRTMVEKTDSQIKVGIIEVAIAGCSIKLFDKANYSSYVTSQQSQGWMIQRINAYGGNPYGRMIEMAKKAQEDGVIKGIIFHQGESDVGDFQWPSKVKAVYDNIINDLGLGNDIPFLAGEVLRTGSSKGANDNIAKLPQQSSNFYIVSSEGFNQALGDNQNVHFTSQEYRDFGKRYAEKMIEVLGDKLKPVSSAPKSSSSETESSSSDASSLNTGSSSSENGMAIAKEEQFAGGSISFTRSGDVQLHLAKSEQLLVKIYSSLGKEVLDLSGNYSGTNSLVLAGRIPAGRYIVTVKGDSFKAIKPVRVK